The following proteins come from a genomic window of Trifolium pratense cultivar HEN17-A07 linkage group LG4, ARS_RC_1.1, whole genome shotgun sequence:
- the LOC123922414 gene encoding uncharacterized protein LOC123922414: MEANLENLSLGEEEVLNFELEENETEQDDVSLCLVGRFVHDRPIKFNVMKVRLAEVWRPVKGMSVKQSSHGLYLFKFFHPLDIEAVIKGGPWTFDNFTLIVERLKVGVSLYDIPLFHVNFWVQIHNVPVGMMIEKVGKGLANYIGEFLEYDKNNNTSLWRQYMRVKVRVDVRKPLKIEKKIDVNGGEGGVVKFKYEKLGLFCFVCGILGHSEDKCDVRYAMERDDGRRSWSSEIRADVRRPGGRMDSRWLHEEGRGRADTFTGSQSRGSAPNSSHSSQSHSERPSAHATERESEPVVNSVVLHDNNNIISTPSMVANRRNSVGPNEPGVTRTVDTPRLALSARSNLRESRQITPLLTEVVHPEQMETHMEKKRRRAEGITPAATDEHLNQHFLSAGPGSSQDCRDS, from the coding sequence ATGGAAGCAAATCTAGAGAACCTTAGTCTAGGCGAGGAGGAGGTTTTAAATTTCGAGTTGGAGGAGAATGAAACTGAACAAGATGATGTTAGCTTATGCTTAGTAGGTCGGTTTGTCCATGACCGCCCTATTAAGTTCAACGTCATGAAGGTGCGATTGGCTGAGGTATGGAGGCCGGTGAAGGGTATGTCAGTAAAGCAATCTTCACATGGTCtgtatttgttcaaattctttcATCCATTGGATATTGAAGCGGTAATCAAGGGTGGGCCTTGGACTTTTGACAACTTCACACTGATTGTTGAAAGGCTGAAGGTGGGAGTTTCACTATATGATATTCCGCTATTTCATGTCAACTTTTGGGTGCAAATTCATAACGTTCCAGTAGGAATGATGATTGAGAAGGTAGGGAAAGGGTTGGCAAACTATATTGGAGAATTTTTGGagtatgataaaaataataatacgagcTTATGGAGACAGTATATGAGGGTGAAGGTTCGGGTAGATGTTAGAAAACCATTAAAAATCGAGAAGAAGATTGATGTGAATGGTGGTGAGGGAGGTGttgtaaaatttaaatatgaaaaactCGGACTCTTTTGCTTTGTGTGTGGTATCCTTGGCCACTCAGAAGATAAGTGTGATGTTAGATATGCCATGGAGAGGGACGATGGGAGGCGAAGTTGGTCTAGCGAAATTAGAGCAGATGTCCGCCGTCCTGGTGGTCGTATGGACTCGCGATGGTTGCATGAGGAAGGGAGAGGTAGGGCTGATACGTTTACTGGAAGCCAGTCAAGGGGAAGTGCACCGAATTCTTCGCATTCTTCCCAGTCCCATTCAGAACGCCCAAGTGCACATGCTACAGAAAGGGAAAGTGAACCAGTGGTTAACTCTGTGGTGCTTCATGACAACAATAACATAATATCTACCCCGTCAATGGTAGCTAACAGACGAAATTCAGTTGGTCCCAATGAACCGGGTGTTACTAGGACTGTGGATACACCGCGTTTAGCCCTCTCGGCTAGATCCAATCTGAGAGAAAGTAGACAAATTACCCCATTGTTGACTGAAGTCGTTCACCCTGAGCAGATGGAAACTCATATGGAGAAAAAGCGCAGACGTGCTGAAGGCATAACTCCAGCAGCGACAGATGAGCATCTTAACCAGCATTTTTTATCGGCAGGTCCTGGCAGTTCCCAGGACTGCCGGGACTCATGA